GAAGAAGGCGCAAAAGTGCTTTCGGCAGGGCTGGACCTCAAATCCGTGCGCGGCAAGAATGGTCTCGTCATCACACCAGATGCGAAGATCGAAGACCTCAAAGCCGGCGAACTTTTTGCAATCATTCTACCCGGCGGCTGGGCGCCTGATAAATTACGGCGTTACGATGTCGTCAAGAAACTTGTCAGTGAAATGAACGATGCCAATAAGGTCATCGGCATCATCTGTCACGGCGGATCGATTGCGGTCTCTGCGGGTATCGTCAGGAAGGGTCAGCGCGTCACCGGTTCGACCGGTATCAAGGATGATCTTGAAAACGTCGGCGGGGTTTGGGTGGATGAGCCCGCCTTCCGCGAGGGCAACCAGGTTTGGGGGCGGGTTGTGGCGGATATTCCCGACTTCAATCGTGAACTGGTTTCGGCTTTAGTCGAAGGTTAACGGCTCACGTTCCATCGTCGATGGAATTGGGATGCCAAGCAGACTCAGCGCCGTGGGCGCGATCTGCAAATGCGAGATGACCTCGCCCGTCTCGCCTCTACCTTTAAGGGACGGCTGAATCGCAAAGAAGGGAACCTCTCTCTGCCCCGACTCCGCCCCGCCATGATTCCCATCCTTGTTGACGCCGTGGTCGCCCGTTACGAGAACGGTGTAACCCATTCCAAGCCATTCCATGATGCGCGGCGCAAATCTCGAGTCCTGGTAGGTGGCGTGATTGCGATATTCCTTGGATTCTGAACCGTATATCTCGCCGTAATAATCCAGTCCCATCGGGTGGAACAGGAGATAATCCGGCGCGTACTTGCGCACGAGAAAAGCCGCCGAATTGAGCAATTCAACGTCCGGGAACTCGTCCTCCGTATAAAAGCGTCCGTGTTGAATATTCAGCGATTCATCGTCGGTTTCTTTATCGTCGATGGGATCGTAGGGAACGCGGTTATACAACTCGGAATACCAGTAAAACGCCGCCGCAGCCGTGACCTTTCCCGCATCCCTTACCAACTTGAAAACGTTGGGTTTGTTCGACAAGCGCACCACGGAATTCGCCACGATGCCTGTCTCGCTGGAGGGCAGCCCGGTATGAATGGACTCGTACATCGGGCGCGACATGCTTGGAAGTTCTCCGACGATCTTGTACAGGCTCGCTTTTTTATATTCCACCAGGTGCATCAGGTAGCCCATGTTCGCTGTGGCTGCATCGTATCGCAGAGCATCTGAGAGGACAAGAATCACTTTGTTCATCAAACAAACTATTAAAAGCTGTAGGTCACGCTTGAAGCGTGACCTACTTTTTTTTCATTCATCCAGGACCAATACCGCTTCTTTCGAACAGGTCACCTGATCTTTCGCGCCGATCTTCGGCAGTTCGAGGAACGGGTTATTGAAGGTATCCATATTGAATTTGGCGTCGCCGATCTTTACCTGGATACGAACGACCGAGCCGAGGAAAATGATGTTTTCGATGGAGCAATCGAGGATGTTATCCTTTTTCTGTTCGGAGGCGAATCCAAGGCGTTCCGGACGGATGGAAATTCGGACTTTGTCGCCTTTCTTTTTCGATTTCACGTCCGATGCCGTAACCAAGTGGATGCCGTTCAAGTGCAAGAGGCCTTTTGCAGGGTCGGCAATTTCAGCGGTCGCGTTGTTAAGCGAACCGACGAAATTCGCCACGAATTGAGTCTGCGGAAAATTATAGATCTCGAACGGCGTGCCGACCTGTTCGATCAACCCGGCGTTCATGACAACAATGCGGTCGGAGATGGAAAGCGCTTCCTCCTGGTCGTGGGTGACGAATATGGCGGTGATGCCGAGTCTCCTTTGGATGGCGCGAATCTCAGCCCGGAGGGAGACGCGAATCTTCGCATCCAAAGCGGAAAGCGGCTCATCAAGGAGCAAAACCTGTGGATGGATGGCAAGCGCGCGAGCCAGGGAAACGCGCTGCTGCTGACCACCCGAAAGTTGATATGGAAATTTGTTCGCGTGTTCTTCGAGGTTGATGAGGCTGATCATCTCATCAACGCGTTGTTTGACCATCTCTTTGGTTTCTTTTCGGACACTCAGACCAAAGCCGATGTTTTGCGCGACGGTCATATTCGGAAACAGGGCGTAGGACTGGAAGATCATTCCGACATTGCGTTGATTGGGAGCCCTGTCTGTGATGTCTGCCCCGTCCAAAGTAATCCTGCCTACGGTGGGAATTTCAAAACCGGCCACCATTCGCAGGGTTGTGGTTTTCCCGCATCCGGACGGGCCGAGGAATGAGACAAATTCTCCCTTGCCGATCTCCAGGTCGAAATTGTCCACCACCACGGTATCGCCGAACTGTTTTGTAATTCCCGAGAGAGTTAAATATGACATCGGATTCTCCACGAATGGTTTAATGCGCGCCTGCGGCCTGTCCCTGCCCGCCGGACACGAGTTGAAGCAAACCCATTGCCGCCCATGTGAGCAGGAAACTGATGAACGAAAGCGCCGCCGGCTCATAAGCGCGATGTTGACCGAGCAGGAAGAGGTATGGACCGAAGGCATTCACGCCGAGGAAAGTGGCCAGGGTCACCTCGCCGACAACGATCGCGAAGGTGAGCAACGCACCGCTCAGCAAAGCGGAGCGAATGTTCGGCAGGATGATCCGGGTGATTATGACGAACCAGTTCGCGCCGAGGCTCTGAGCCGCCTCGGTCAGCGTGCGAATATCCACGGTACGCATCCCGGTATCCACAGATCGGTACATATACGGCATGGCAAGAACCATGTACCCGGCCACGATCAGGATGTTTGTGCCCGTTTTGAAATTCGTAAGGGGCTGCATCAGTTGGATTTCAGTAAATGGAACATCGATTGGGGAACTATAAATGCGGATCATTCCGAATACCAGGATGATCGCAGGAACAACGAACGGCATCAATGTAATGAACTCAACAATGCGGCGCGCCTCGGGCAATCGAAGCCGGATCCAATAAGCGGTGGGAACGATCAGGATGACGCTGGCAATAATGGTGGCTAACGCCAGCATATTCGAATAGCCGAAGGTTTCCCAAAAATCGTTATCTTCAAAAGCACGTTGATAAGCTTTTAGCGGGATTTCGGGATCCCATGTTAAGGAGAATTCGAATGTGGCGAACAAGGGCAGGATGAAATACAGCGCTCCGATAATGAACCAAACCCAACTCCAGAATGGGAAACGACGCAAGCGGGAAAAGAAATTCATTTCAACCACCTTTCGGTCCGCGCCTGAAGCCAGGAATAGCCCGCCAGCGAGATTGCCATAACCACCACCATACCGATCGCCATTGCATATCCAAGCCCCGGGTTATAGAGCACATCACCACGAATTTGCGCACCGATCTGGATGGTCACAATTCCAATGCGGCCGCCCGTTAACGCATAAGCGGTGGCATATGCTCCAAAGGCGTTCCCGAACAAAAGAATCATCGCGCCAAGAATGGAAGGCAGCAAGACCGGCAGGGCAACCTTCAACCAATATTGGGTCGTATTTGCGCCAAGGTTCTCAGCCGCTTCGCGCCACTCGCGCTTCAACCCATCAAGGGCGGGAGCCATGATCAAGACCATCAAGGGAAATTGAAAATACATATAGACCAGGCTCAAACCGGCAAAGCTATAGAGGTTGAATCCGGTTTCGTATATATTCAGTCCTAAATAATCCCGAAGGATGTGTGTAATGAAGCCCTGTCGTCCCAAGGTGGCAACAAAGGCAAATGCAAGCGGCACACCGGCAAAATTGGAAGCAACACCTGAAAATGTAATTAACGCGGAGCGCAGGGACTTAGGCAACCCCCCCACCGTAACGGAGTACGCCATAAGAAAACCAAGGATACCCCCGCCCAACGCTGTTACAGCACTGATCTGTATGCTCAGCTTGTACGCATTCACAATGAATGGTTCCGATACCAGTTGAGT
This portion of the Anaerolineales bacterium genome encodes:
- a CDS encoding type 1 glutamine amidotransferase yields the protein MRLKNKTIATLIAEGVEDLEYYVPVMRLQEEGAKVLSAGLDLKSVRGKNGLVITPDAKIEDLKAGELFAIILPGGWAPDKLRRYDVVKKLVSEMNDANKVIGIICHGGSIAVSAGIVRKGQRVTGSTGIKDDLENVGGVWVDEPAFREGNQVWGRVVADIPDFNRELVSALVEG
- a CDS encoding alkaline phosphatase family protein, producing the protein MNKVILVLSDALRYDAATANMGYLMHLVEYKKASLYKIVGELPSMSRPMYESIHTGLPSSETGIVANSVVRLSNKPNVFKLVRDAGKVTAAAAFYWYSELYNRVPYDPIDDKETDDESLNIQHGRFYTEDEFPDVELLNSAAFLVRKYAPDYLLFHPMGLDYYGEIYGSESKEYRNHATYQDSRFAPRIMEWLGMGYTVLVTGDHGVNKDGNHGGAESGQREVPFFAIQPSLKGRGETGEVISHLQIAPTALSLLGIPIPSTMEREPLTFD
- a CDS encoding ABC transporter ATP-binding protein produces the protein MSYLTLSGITKQFGDTVVVDNFDLEIGKGEFVSFLGPSGCGKTTTLRMVAGFEIPTVGRITLDGADITDRAPNQRNVGMIFQSYALFPNMTVAQNIGFGLSVRKETKEMVKQRVDEMISLINLEEHANKFPYQLSGGQQQRVSLARALAIHPQVLLLDEPLSALDAKIRVSLRAEIRAIQRRLGITAIFVTHDQEEALSISDRIVVMNAGLIEQVGTPFEIYNFPQTQFVANFVGSLNNATAEIADPAKGLLHLNGIHLVTASDVKSKKKGDKVRISIRPERLGFASEQKKDNILDCSIENIIFLGSVVRIQVKIGDAKFNMDTFNNPFLELPKIGAKDQVTCSKEAVLVLDE
- a CDS encoding ABC transporter permease encodes the protein MNFFSRLRRFPFWSWVWFIIGALYFILPLFATFEFSLTWDPEIPLKAYQRAFEDNDFWETFGYSNMLALATIIASVILIVPTAYWIRLRLPEARRIVEFITLMPFVVPAIILVFGMIRIYSSPIDVPFTEIQLMQPLTNFKTGTNILIVAGYMVLAMPYMYRSVDTGMRTVDIRTLTEAAQSLGANWFVIITRIILPNIRSALLSGALLTFAIVVGEVTLATFLGVNAFGPYLFLLGQHRAYEPAALSFISFLLTWAAMGLLQLVSGGQGQAAGAH
- a CDS encoding ABC transporter permease subunit is translated as MAQTTVKPIKQPAATASWKTWLGVTPFLIFAVLFLFLPSLRLFTASFTNPEGKFTLDNVTQLVSEPFIVNAYKLSIQISAVTALGGGILGFLMAYSVTVGGLPKSLRSALITFSGVASNFAGVPLAFAFVATLGRQGFITHILRDYLGLNIYETGFNLYSFAGLSLVYMYFQFPLMVLIMAPALDGLKREWREAAENLGANTTQYWLKVALPVLLPSILGAMILLFGNAFGAYATAYALTGGRIGIVTIQIGAQIRGDVLYNPGLGYAMAIGMVVVMAISLAGYSWLQARTERWLK